A single Triticum dicoccoides isolate Atlit2015 ecotype Zavitan chromosome 2A, WEW_v2.0, whole genome shotgun sequence DNA region contains:
- the LOC119356031 gene encoding cytochrome P450 87A3-like translates to MQPYLELASLRITTTIPLSPRIYSTIFLEAMAAMAYIALRGAALAAIVALIHWVYRWRHPKCAGTLPPGSMGIPIIGETLQFFAPNPTCGLSPFVRDRVRRYGSMFKTSIVGRPVVVSADPDVNHYVFQNEGKLFESWYPDTFTEIFGRDNVGSLHGFIYKYLKTLVLRLYGQENLKAVLLAETDAACRGSLAAWAAQPCVDIKDGLSTMIFDLTAKKLIGYEPTKSSESLRENFTAFIRGLISFPLNIPGTAYHECMEGRKKAMKVLKGMMQERMADPERKCEDFFDHVIQELRREKPLLTETIALDLMFVLLFASFETTALALTLGVKLLTENPRVVDALTEEHEAIVRNREDPDAAVTWAEYKSMTFTAQVIMEIVRLANIVPGIFRKALQDVEIKGYTVPAGWGIMVCPPAVHLNPDIYEDPLAFNPWRWQDKPEITGGTKHFMAFGGGLRFCVGTDLTKVLMATFIHNLVTKYRWKTVKGGNIVRTPGLGFPDGFDIQLFPKN, encoded by the exons ATGCAGCCATATCTTGAGCTAGCTTCTCTCCGCATCACCACCACCATCCCGCTGTCCCCAAGAATATATAGCACGATCTTCCTCGAGGCCATGGCTGCCATGGCCTATATAGCCCTCCGGGGCGCGGCATTGGCCGCCATCGTCGCCCTCATCCATTGGGTGTACAGGTGGCGCCACCCCAAATGCGCCGGCACGCTCCCGCCGGGGTCCATGGGCATCCCCATCATCGGCGAGACGCTGCAGTTCTTCGCCCCCAACCCGACCTGCGGCCTCTCCCCCTTCGTCCGGGACAGGGTGAGGAGGTACGGGAGCATGTTCAAGACGAGCATCGTGGGGCGCCCGGTGGTGGTGTCGGCGGACCCGGACGTGAACCACTACGTGTTCCAGAACGAGGGGAAGCTGTTCGAGAGCTGGTACCCGGACACCTTCACCGAGATCTTCGGCCGCGACAACGTCGGCTCCCTCCACGGCTTCATCTACAAGTACCTCAAGACCCTCGTGCTCCGCCTCTACGGCCAGGAGAACCTCAAGGCGGTGCTCCTCGCCGAGACCGACGCCGCCTGCCGCGGCAGCCTCGCCGCGTGGGCGGCGCAGCCCTGCGTCGACATCAAGGACGGGCTCTCCACG aTGATCTTTGACCTTACGGCCAAGAAGCTGATCGGCTACGAGCCGACCAAGTCGTCGGAGAGCCTGCGGGAGAATTTCACGGCGTTCATCCGCGGCCTGATCTCGTTCCCCCTCAACATTCCCGGCACGGCCTATCACGAATGCATGGAG GGGAGGAAGAAGGCGATGAAGGTGCTCAAGGGCATGATGCAGGAGAGGATGGCGGATCCGGAGAGGAAGTGCGAGGACTTCTTCGACCACGTGATCCAggaactgaggagggagaagccgcTTCTGACGGAGACCATCGCGCTGGACCTCATGTTCGTGCTCCTCTTCGCCAGCTTCGAGACCACGGCGCTGGCGCTCACCCTCGGCGTCAAGCTGCTCACGGAGAACCCCAGAGTCGTCGACGCGCTAACG GAGGAACACGAAGCGATCGTCAGGAACAGGGAGGACCCAGATGCCGCGGTCACGTGGGCCGAGTACAAGTCGATGACCTTCACAGCTCAG GTGATAATGGAGATCGTCAGACTCGCCAACATCGTGCCGGGGATTTTCCGGAAGGCCTTGCAAGACGTTGAGATCAAAG GCTACACGGTTCCAGCGGGATGGGGTATCATGGTGTGTCCGCCGGCGGTGCACCTAAACCCTGACATATACGAAGATCCGCTGGCGTTCAACCCATGGAGGTGGCAG GACAAACCTGAAATCACCGGTGGAACCAAGCATTTCATGGCGTTCGGAGGCGGGCTCCGGTTCTGCGTCGGAACCGATCTCACCAAGGTCTTGATGGCAACATTCATACACAATCTTGTTACGAAATACAG ATGGAAAACGGTCAAAGGAGGGAACATAGTCCGGACGCCGGGCCTCGGCTTCCCGGATGGCTTTGACATCCAGCTCTTCCCTAAGAACTGA